aaagcccaccacataacattccttggtattttatcataagccttctccaagtcaataaaaaccatgtgtaggtccttcttcttctccctataccgctccataacttgtcttattaagaaaatggcttccatggttgatcttccgggcataaaaccaaattggttcatagagacccgcgttattgctctaaagcgatgctcgataactctctcccatagcttcatagcatgactcatcaacttaattccccggtaattagtacaactttgaatatcccctttattcttgtagatcggtaccaatatacttctcctccactcatcaggcatcttgttcgatcgaaaaatatggttgaacagcttggttaaccatactatagctatgtcctcgagacatctccacacctcgattgggataccatccggtcccatcgtcttACCTCCTTTTCAACGCATCTctaacctcagattcttggattctccgcacaaagcgcgtattggtgtcatcaaaagagtcatccaactgaaaggttgtatccatattctcaccattgaataatttatcaaaatactcttgccatcgatgtcggatctcatcctccttcaccaagagatgctccctttcatccttaatgcacttaacttggttgaagtccctttgtctttctctcatgaactctagccatcctataaatgtccttctctccttccttcgtactcaaacgttggtaaagatcctcgtacgctctaccctttgccacacttatagctcgctttgcagtcttctttgccacattgtacttctctatgttgtccacactcttgcatggtacaagcgtctatagcactctttcttctccttaatagccctttggacttcctcgttcctccagcaagtatctttagcctcgcctccactttctttggttactccacacacctctaaggccaccttccgaatgttggctgccatcttctcccacatgttgtttatgtcctcttcttccttccaagagccctctttgataactctttccctgaatacctctgacgtctcacCTTTCAGTTTTCACtattttgttctttcaatcttagcttgtttatccatGAGGCAACTTGCACAAATGTATTACCAGGTGAGCAACAGTGCCGCATGTTTTAGATTCCATTTCAGCCATGAATAGTAAATCTCACCAAAAGAACTGTGGCGAGACATGAAATTAGGACTTCGGGCACAAAGGAAGCATCCAGACAGTGAGGCCATGACACAATGCCAGTGCAAATGCGAGCCTATATCATTTCTCTTAGGTTAGACAATACGCCTCATCCACAAACAGAAGGAATTAAACACAACAAAGTAGTGGGGACATATACAATCTCCAGCAAAGCTGTCGCCATTTAGGAATACTATCATGGTTCTGGGGCAGCTGCCCTGATAACTCTGCGCGTGCAAGGTTGACGACCGAACATAGATGCACGCCTCAATTTGATGACCGAAGAAAGATGTATGCCTTGGCGGAAAACTGATCTCGTCGTGATCCACACCTTCCCAAAGCTTGCATACACTAAAAGTGACCTTCTAATGTAGTTAGCATCATCATCTACACCAGTCATCGCAAGTTGCCTGCCTCAGGTAAAGCTGCAATAACAAAAACAGAAATCTACCATGAGCAACTTTGATCATAATCATGAAACAAGACTCATACTGAGTTGCCAAATTTCACCATAAGGTGTTCCAACCTATATAAATTACCAATCAGATGTCATCCTGTCCTAGCAACAACAAAATATAGTTCCAAGGCTGAAATACTCGGCATGAACACCTTCTCCAACAAAAGAGAATAAACAGTAGCATTCGAGTGCGATAATTGACACAAATTGCCACTTGGCACCTCACAAGCTCACATACCATCTACATGTCCCTACACCGAAAATAGACCACAAAGAAGTGGAAATGTAATGCTTTTAGAATTTAAAAGCAAGCTTGCTACCCATCAGCTAGAGCACTACTGGGATTGCGGATCACTCCAAGCATCATATGATGGCTCTCGGCAAGGCAAGCAAAGCTTTCTCATTATGATGCAGCCATCCCTTTTTTACCGGTAGAAACTTGATGACCCTAAAACCCGTAAGTAGCTACCAACCTTTTGCTACAACTTTTACATCAATTCACTCACCTTGCAATTAGCATTTTTATTAATTCTTCCCGGGCAATGCTACTCACGAGTTATTTAAAAGAGATTGATCTACcatatttattttttataattCAGTACTACTTCACATCATGCTTGTTAAGATGCATAGTTGCATCCATGTTCGCCAGCAGAAACTTTTCCATTTTTGTAGTACAGTGAATGGTACTCGCAGTTCTTAAGTATTCACTGAAATAAACATGCCATGGAATTTTCAGATCGAGGGGGTTTGCAGACTCACTCATTTCGGCCAATGCCCGCGTTGGAGCAATTCCTCGCCGGATTGCGCGGACTCAGAGCTGAAGAAATCTGAGGGTGATCTCTTCCTGTGGCGGGAGGCGAGGAAGCGGCCACCGTTCCGGGAAGAGGTGGCCTCGTCGCTGCGGCCGCCGTGGCGCTCTGACGACGAATAGTGGCACAGGCCCGGCTGCGAGGTGGAGCACGGCACGTTTTCCTAGAAAGAAACATGGCGACATTTGGATCAGAACGACCGGCCGCTCACGAATTGGAGGAAATGGTGGATCCTATCATCGTCGACCGCGATTCACGAGGGAAAGCGTCCCGATCGACTATAAAAATTGCATCTTTGCAAAGCGATAGAATGGCAGATCGAGCGATGAAATCGCAGGCAAATCGAGGAGcaggtggagagagagagagaggggggcaaTAAAGGCGGCTCGTACCTTTGCGCACTCTGCGCCGCTCGCGCCGTTGGCGGGGGCCTCCCGGCTGCTGCTGGACGTGGAGCTGGCGACGGGCGGCGGCGTCGCCTCGGCCTCCTCCGTCCACGGCACGACCTGGTTCTCGCCCTCCccttcatcctcttcttcctcctcgtcgtcgtcctcgtcatcgACGACcacctcgtcgtcatcgtcgccgccgtcgtcgtgctCCTCTTCTTCGTGCCCGCGGCCGTCGCCCGCGCCGCCCATCTCCTCGTCGCCGCCGACGCCCACGGCCCCCGGGCCGCGGCGGACGCAGTGGTCGCAgagggaggcggtggggccgagGCGCGGGCCCGCGGCGCGCCACGGCGTGGGGCGCGCGCAGCCCCGGCACAGCAGCGCGCGCGCGTGGCGCGCCACCAGGAAGTTGGCGCCGTGCACCTGCGCGTCGCAGCCCCAGCAGAGCGTGGCCTCGTCGGCGCCGCAGTACACCCTGGCCGTGGCGCCGCACAGCTCGCACGAGCCcccggggccggggccggggccggggctgGCGCCCTTCTCCTTCCCACCTtcccccgccgccgacgccgccgccgccgacatgATCCTCGCCCTTCGACCTCGCCTCGCCACACACGCAGGGGGAGATTTCTCGGTTTCTTTCCTTGCCTTTGTTTGTTTGGAGCGGCGAGAGAGATGTGAGGAGGAGGGAGTAAACGGAAGGAAGGAGCAGTCTGGGTGCGGGAGGTCTGATGTGAGGCTGGAGTTTGGTTGGGTGCGGGAGGTTTTGAGCCTCCAACCGAGGATCCTCTGCGGATGCGCTTCGCTCCCACTTCTGGCCGCGGGAGCCTCCAGCTGGACATTCCTTCCATGccttccttttctctctcttccccctcacccctcacttcactctctctctctctctctctctctctctctctctctccccttcccgGGACCGGGAGGCGTAGCTGTGGAGCATGATGGGTTTCTCTTTATCCAGCGATTGCAAGGGTAACaccgcatgccttacatttattTATTTAAGGAAATATCTAGGGAAGGGCTATCCAACAAGCATTGGACACTCGATTTCGAGCTCGCGCCCTTCGCCCGCCCCACGCCCCTTTTTCTCCAACTCCGGCGGCCACTGCCCACCCCACTCACTTCTTCCCCAATTTCGACAGACTTAGAAGAGAAGGGCCGGAGGGAGGAAAACCGGCCAGACGGTGGGGACAGCGACAGGACGGTTTAGGGGCCCCGACAGCAGTGGAGGCCGACGGGCCAGAATGGGGTGGGGGCGTCCATGGCCGGAGCTTGCCACAGAAAGAGGAGGAAGAAAACGACCGTTGCGGGCGAGCTACGGCGAAACCCTAGCGCACCGCAGCGGCGGCGACGCGTCGGTCTTGAGGAAGAAGATACGAAGAGGAAAAATCGGGTGTCGGAAAAAAGGAAAAATGCTCGAGTGCTGGCTAGCCAGATCCAATATCTAATATGAGTTCTTTGTACGTATGATCGATTTCATATCATAAATGTTATATAGTGGCTTTTGACCATTGTATTTTGGCAGGGAGTTCAAAACGCACAGCCGTTTTAAAAGGCGCACTGCATGGCCACCTCCCCTATCTCCCTCCCTATGCCCACACTTGCCAGGTCGTCTTCTACCTCACGCTTCTTCCATAACTCCAGCGGCGGGTTCCAGCTGGCGACGACGGGTTTAGCACTGGCGAGgtgtgtcctcctcctcctcctcctcctcctcccgcatTCAAGCACTCCCAAGTTAGGGTTCCGATGGGCCCcctctcttcttccccaactccaGCGGCCTTAGAAGAGGAGGGGTTCGTGAGAGGCAAGCAGTCAGGCGGTGGGGACGGCGGGAGGGCAGCTTAGGGTTctagcggcggtgggggtggaggCAGTCGAGTCAGGGCGGGGGGGGGGCCGTCCATGGACATGGTGGAGCTGGGAGAGGGGAGGGGAAAAAGAAGGCCGCTGCGGGCGTGCTAGGGTTTCGTCGGGGCTTCGAGGCTACGGCGCCGCGACAACGGAGCTCTGTCAAAATAACCCTAGCACCCCCACGATGGGGGCGGTGGGactgcag
This DNA window, taken from Miscanthus floridulus cultivar M001 chromosome 13, ASM1932011v1, whole genome shotgun sequence, encodes the following:
- the LOC136500444 gene encoding uncharacterized protein, coding for MSAAAASAAGEGGKEKGASPGPGPGPGGSCELCGATARVYCGADEATLCWGCDAQVHGANFLVARHARALLCRGCARPTPWRAAGPRLGPTASLCDHCVRRGPGAVGVGGDEEMGGAGDGRGHEEEEHDDGGDDDDEVVVDDEDDDEEEEEDEGEGENQVVPWTEEAEATPPPVASSTSSSSREAPANGASGAECAKENVPCSTSQPGLCHYSSSERHGGRSDEATSSRNGGRFLASRHRKRSPSDFFSSESAQSGEELLQRGHWPK